A region from the Melanotaenia boesemani isolate fMelBoe1 chromosome 11, fMelBoe1.pri, whole genome shotgun sequence genome encodes:
- the LOC121649381 gene encoding putative uncharacterized protein BRD3OS isoform X1, translating to MTSPKRFEFGPEPKLVRTGQNRLPQDGPQSTHTFSMSDPATVVDHGPDAGTARPPLAAKAMSESYVQLRYRDTSLLVWQQLQLQAAPPSTYLNRSQSAWYTSYGNQAVLIRDKKGLQDREGQSRICRIM from the exons ATGACGTCACCGAAGCG GTTTGAATTTGGACCTGAACCCAAGCTGGTCCGGACTGGACAGAACAGGCTTCCTCAGGATGGACCACAGAGCACGCACACCTTCAGCATGTCAGACCCAGCTACTGTAGTAGATCACGGTCCAGATGCCGGTACCGCCCGCCCCCCTCTGGCTGCGAAGGCCATGTCCGAGTCGTACGTCCAGCTGCGGTACCGGGACACCTCCCTGCTGGtctggcagcagctgcagctgcaggctgCACCGCCCTCCACCTACCTGAACCGGAGCCAGTCTGCCTGGTACACCAGCTACGGGAACCAGGCCGTGCTGATCCGGGACAAGAAGGGTCTGCAGGACCGTGAGGGACAGTCCAGAATCTGCAGGATTATGTGA
- the LOC121649381 gene encoding putative uncharacterized protein BRD3OS isoform X2, with protein MSDPATVVDHGPDAGTARPPLAAKAMSESYVQLRYRDTSLLVWQQLQLQAAPPSTYLNRSQSAWYTSYGNQAVLIRDKKGLQDREGQSRICRIM; from the coding sequence ATGTCAGACCCAGCTACTGTAGTAGATCACGGTCCAGATGCCGGTACCGCCCGCCCCCCTCTGGCTGCGAAGGCCATGTCCGAGTCGTACGTCCAGCTGCGGTACCGGGACACCTCCCTGCTGGtctggcagcagctgcagctgcaggctgCACCGCCCTCCACCTACCTGAACCGGAGCCAGTCTGCCTGGTACACCAGCTACGGGAACCAGGCCGTGCTGATCCGGGACAAGAAGGGTCTGCAGGACCGTGAGGGACAGTCCAGAATCTGCAGGATTATGTGA